A portion of the Edaphobacter bradus genome contains these proteins:
- a CDS encoding efflux RND transporter periplasmic adaptor subunit, with amino-acid sequence MSDNKQSSKYTLRGHLISGFIVLGALLTGVAVLYTVTNYPRTDDAEVVANLIGMAPLVAGPVVELPVRDNDFVKKGSLLYKIDDRPYLYALQDALAAQQRLEGDIENETRRISAQESTVDVANAGRQNALANESRTDDEIKVSEAAIAQASAALTQARADADYAVGNLHRIEPLLAKEFVTPDDVHRARSLAEAKTAAVEQAQSNLALAKAKLLSATAQKQQAVAQLAQTEAQVKESSQAVLVLAPLIAQRESRAAAVRLARYNYEQCSVVAPFDARVTNLTISEGEYAKVGQQLFTLIDTRTWWVLANFRETQIEHLQVGTPADIYLMANLHKKLQGKVESVGYGVTPDPDVVGKLSQGLPDVQRTLNWVRLASRYPVRIKIMDPPPGGLRVGEVAIVGMQPGS; translated from the coding sequence TTGAGCGACAATAAACAATCATCGAAGTACACTCTGCGCGGACATCTGATTAGCGGTTTCATTGTCCTCGGCGCTCTTCTGACGGGAGTGGCCGTCCTATACACGGTTACCAACTATCCTCGGACGGACGACGCCGAAGTGGTGGCCAACCTGATCGGGATGGCACCTCTCGTTGCCGGCCCGGTTGTCGAACTTCCAGTTCGGGATAACGATTTTGTGAAGAAAGGAAGCCTCCTTTACAAGATCGATGATCGCCCGTATCTGTACGCGTTGCAGGACGCTCTAGCCGCACAGCAGCGCCTTGAGGGAGATATCGAGAACGAAACCCGCCGAATCTCAGCCCAGGAAAGCACTGTCGATGTGGCAAATGCCGGAAGACAAAATGCACTCGCGAATGAGTCCAGGACCGACGATGAGATCAAAGTGAGTGAGGCTGCGATTGCCCAGGCAAGCGCAGCCCTCACGCAGGCACGCGCCGACGCTGATTATGCAGTAGGAAATTTACACCGTATCGAGCCTCTACTCGCAAAAGAATTCGTTACTCCCGATGATGTGCACCGTGCCAGATCGTTAGCTGAAGCAAAGACAGCTGCTGTGGAACAGGCGCAGTCGAATCTTGCGCTTGCGAAAGCGAAGCTGCTCTCTGCAACCGCGCAGAAACAGCAGGCAGTCGCGCAACTTGCGCAGACCGAGGCGCAGGTCAAGGAATCGTCTCAGGCCGTCCTCGTACTGGCTCCTTTGATCGCACAACGAGAGAGCAGGGCAGCGGCCGTTCGCTTGGCGCGTTACAACTACGAGCAATGCAGCGTGGTCGCGCCGTTCGATGCACGTGTCACAAACCTAACGATCTCGGAGGGAGAATACGCCAAGGTCGGGCAGCAACTTTTTACGCTGATCGATACGCGGACATGGTGGGTATTGGCAAACTTCCGTGAAACTCAAATTGAGCATCTTCAAGTTGGGACACCGGCAGATATCTATCTCATGGCTAATCTGCACAAGAAGCTACAGGGAAAGGTGGAGAGCGTCGGATATGGTGTGACTCCTGACCCGGATGTCGTCGGCAAGCTGTCTCAGGGCCTGCCTGATGTCCAGCGAACCCTCAATTGGGTACGGCTTGCGTCACGCTATCCGGTCCGAATCAAAATCATGGATCCACCGCCGGGCGGTTTGAGGGTTGGAGAAGTCGCCATTGTCGGGATGCAGCCAGGATCATGA
- a CDS encoding YtcA family lipoprotein, whose amino-acid sequence MGSYFPAWIVCCVAAIGVTALAHSLFGRWKLFGELWPLPLLYPCLICFLSCILWLTFFR is encoded by the coding sequence ATGGGGTCGTACTTTCCTGCCTGGATCGTCTGTTGCGTAGCAGCGATTGGGGTAACAGCATTGGCGCACTCTCTCTTCGGGCGCTGGAAACTTTTTGGTGAGCTTTGGCCTCTGCCTCTGCTTTATCCCTGCCTGATCTGCTTTTTGAGCTGCATCTTGTGGCTCACCTTCTTTCGATAG
- a CDS encoding TolC family protein — protein sequence MHEQFLGRISLSRFLIFFLFTGMAFLAARAQRAPVSADTPWQPPPNLFGGGPIPLYRHEAVLQDGGAYTLGQLIDIAEANNPSTHAAWERARVAAASVGIAKSELYPTVLAAAAGKTFKNAPLLYQSFVLQDIGAFETALTLNYTLVDFGARRDEISAAKAQLLAANLSFNNEHLVLIQQVSAAYYNLLNAIGLREAAEVNLHDAQAVEVAARDRKANGLATLPDVLEAHAATAKADYDLQSALGTEQTAFGDLATIMTATPIKPFKVQELNDIVIPEALDRSVEDAIESAYQTRPDLLADIERVRAADAEVKYARSAYFPKLEFDGSKGWLRAWGQQEKFGGTYGKTYTYDARLSLTWTVFDGFKRESRLAKAKAERAEAEEEVREREDRITDHVWGDYANAVTALHERQAATSLLNASSESYSAAVESYKDGVRNILDVLSAERDLAHARAVDVTARTQVLQTFMNLAFRTGDLLTQHPKGNHP from the coding sequence TTGCACGAACAGTTCCTGGGTCGGATTTCTCTTAGCCGCTTTTTGATCTTTTTCCTCTTTACGGGGATGGCGTTTCTGGCAGCAAGGGCGCAGCGTGCCCCAGTCTCTGCCGACACCCCATGGCAGCCGCCTCCCAATCTATTCGGTGGCGGCCCGATACCGCTCTATCGGCATGAAGCAGTTCTTCAAGATGGCGGTGCCTATACGCTCGGCCAGTTGATCGACATCGCCGAAGCGAACAATCCCTCGACCCACGCCGCATGGGAACGTGCCCGTGTAGCAGCTGCCTCGGTCGGGATCGCAAAAAGCGAACTCTATCCTACTGTCCTGGCTGCTGCTGCAGGAAAGACTTTCAAGAATGCGCCGCTGCTCTACCAATCTTTCGTTCTACAAGACATCGGGGCCTTTGAGACGGCGCTTACGCTCAACTACACGCTTGTCGATTTTGGAGCGAGAAGGGATGAAATCTCTGCAGCCAAGGCGCAACTGCTTGCTGCAAATCTCAGTTTCAACAACGAACACCTCGTGCTGATTCAACAAGTGTCGGCAGCTTATTACAACCTCCTCAATGCGATCGGTCTTCGGGAAGCTGCGGAGGTCAATCTGCATGATGCCCAGGCAGTAGAAGTTGCAGCCCGTGACCGGAAAGCAAATGGGCTGGCAACGCTTCCGGACGTGCTCGAGGCGCATGCCGCTACTGCGAAAGCAGACTACGACCTGCAAAGCGCGCTTGGGACAGAACAGACCGCATTCGGTGATCTGGCAACAATTATGACCGCTACGCCAATCAAACCGTTCAAGGTGCAGGAGCTTAATGACATCGTGATCCCCGAGGCATTGGACAGAAGTGTTGAAGATGCTATCGAGAGTGCCTATCAAACCCGCCCCGATCTCCTCGCGGATATTGAGCGTGTTCGAGCAGCAGACGCAGAGGTCAAATACGCGCGCTCGGCCTACTTTCCGAAACTTGAATTTGATGGCTCGAAGGGTTGGCTTCGTGCCTGGGGACAGCAGGAAAAGTTTGGTGGGACCTACGGCAAGACATATACCTACGATGCTCGATTGAGCCTTACGTGGACAGTCTTTGACGGTTTCAAACGGGAGAGTCGATTGGCCAAAGCGAAGGCCGAGCGTGCGGAGGCCGAGGAAGAGGTCCGCGAGAGAGAAGACAGAATAACTGATCACGTATGGGGTGACTACGCGAATGCGGTTACCGCGTTACACGAGCGTCAAGCGGCCACATCTCTCCTCAATGCGTCGAGCGAGTCCTACTCTGCGGCCGTTGAGTCCTACAAAGACGGCGTACGAAACATTCTGGATGTTCTTTCCGCAGAAAGAGATCTTGCCCACGCAAGAGCGGTTGACGTGACTGCCCGAACTCAGGTTCTCCAGACATTCATGAATCTGGCATTCAGAACAGGCGATCTGCTGACACAACATCCGAAAGGGAATCATCCGTGA
- a CDS encoding AraC family transcriptional regulator encodes MVGSSQDGGGASPDRSSSQVLSNVDSNVQLDHGDRPLEPGDRARIWRHSRLEGVELFQGSYRHYQFAKHFHRFPAIGVVERGSMSSYCRRANHFLGTGTVLLLNPGEIHAPAPANSPGWSFRMFYLEEKLFNSASLNFVSQDLRFKEPFVQDNELASSLLQLHRELEQDGETLRFESLLLSIFSRLAERHSEIVGRVFEPTSDKAKIDLARQYMEANYEQNLNLTELAELSSFSASHFLRIFRDTVGLTPHAYLTQFRIEIATSLLRVGTPLVDVANLVGFTDQSHFTKKFKRVLGVTPGQYAPSSQLPPRRTVRRSH; translated from the coding sequence GTGGTCGGTTCAAGTCAAGATGGCGGTGGTGCTTCTCCTGACCGCAGTTCGTCGCAGGTACTGAGCAACGTAGACTCAAATGTTCAGCTGGATCATGGCGACAGGCCTCTTGAGCCCGGTGACCGCGCCCGAATATGGCGCCACTCGAGACTTGAGGGGGTTGAACTATTTCAGGGCTCATACAGACATTACCAGTTCGCGAAGCACTTCCACCGTTTTCCGGCAATTGGTGTAGTCGAACGTGGATCCATGAGTTCGTATTGTCGGAGAGCAAACCACTTCCTGGGAACAGGGACGGTTCTTCTACTGAATCCTGGTGAAATTCATGCTCCTGCCCCTGCCAATTCCCCCGGTTGGAGCTTCCGTATGTTTTACCTCGAAGAGAAGCTCTTCAACTCGGCCTCATTAAACTTCGTTTCACAAGACCTTAGGTTTAAGGAACCGTTCGTTCAGGACAATGAATTGGCCTCAAGCCTTCTTCAACTCCATCGTGAACTAGAACAGGATGGAGAGACGCTGCGTTTTGAATCCCTTCTCCTCTCAATTTTTTCACGTCTGGCAGAAAGGCACTCAGAGATCGTTGGCCGTGTCTTCGAACCAACATCGGACAAAGCCAAAATCGACCTGGCACGGCAATATATGGAAGCAAATTACGAGCAGAACCTGAACCTCACGGAACTTGCCGAACTTTCCTCGTTCAGCGCTTCCCACTTCCTGAGGATATTCAGGGATACTGTCGGACTAACGCCCCACGCCTACCTGACCCAGTTCCGTATTGAGATCGCTACATCTCTCTTACGGGTTGGCACGCCTCTCGTGGATGTGGCCAACTTGGTGGGCTTCACTGATCAGAGTCACTTCACGAAGAAATTCAAACGTGTTCTCGGTGTCACGCCTGGACAGTATGCTCCGAGCTCCCAACTTCCTCCGCGGAGAACTGTCCGGAGAAGTCACTGA
- a CDS encoding aldo/keto reductase, whose amino-acid sequence MNKNLLGNSDLYLSRIGLGTWAIGGGGLTSSWGPQDDNDSVAAIHRALDLGMNWIDTAPVYGLGHSEEIVAKALKTASTKPYIFTKCSRTWNEKRETGNSLKEIRREVEDSLRRLQVEIIDLYQMHWPTPEEDIEEGWSVMADLHKEGKVRWIGVSNFDVAHMERVMKIAPITSNQPPYSMINRNIEREILPFCQEHHIGTINYAPMHSGLLTGKMTKERVANFPEDDFRKRAKNYQEPLLSRNLGWADLLKTIASRHSVSAGVVAIAWTLHHPGITAAIVGGRNAAQIEDVVPALNFRLSDAEYDEINNHIKRDKTPAETVSLG is encoded by the coding sequence ATGAACAAGAATCTACTGGGGAATTCCGATCTCTACCTCTCTCGAATCGGTCTCGGAACCTGGGCGATTGGGGGCGGTGGTCTCACATCATCTTGGGGGCCGCAAGACGATAACGACTCCGTCGCTGCGATTCATCGTGCTCTTGACCTGGGAATGAACTGGATCGACACAGCTCCGGTATATGGCCTCGGTCACTCAGAGGAAATCGTCGCAAAGGCATTAAAGACAGCATCGACCAAGCCTTACATCTTCACCAAGTGCTCTCGCACGTGGAATGAGAAGCGCGAGACCGGCAACAGCCTCAAGGAAATTCGTCGCGAGGTAGAAGACAGCCTGCGGCGTTTGCAGGTGGAGATCATCGATCTTTATCAAATGCATTGGCCCACGCCGGAAGAGGATATTGAAGAAGGCTGGAGCGTGATGGCCGACCTGCACAAAGAAGGCAAAGTTCGTTGGATTGGCGTCTCGAACTTTGACGTGGCTCATATGGAGCGTGTCATGAAAATTGCGCCCATCACGTCGAATCAGCCGCCGTATTCAATGATCAATCGCAACATCGAACGCGAGATCCTCCCGTTCTGCCAGGAGCATCACATCGGTACGATCAACTACGCGCCGATGCACTCGGGATTGCTGACGGGAAAAATGACGAAGGAGCGCGTGGCGAACTTTCCTGAGGATGATTTCCGGAAGCGTGCCAAGAATTACCAAGAGCCTCTACTCTCGCGGAACCTCGGGTGGGCAGATCTTCTCAAGACAATCGCATCACGCCACAGTGTATCGGCTGGCGTCGTTGCAATTGCTTGGACGCTCCATCATCCCGGCATCACGGCGGCGATTGTAGGTGGGCGCAACGCGGCTCAGATCGAGGATGTCGTCCCGGCCCTGAATTTCCGCCTCTCCGACGCGGAGTATGACGAGATCAATAACCACATCAAGCGCGACAAGACTCCGGCAGAGACGGTGAGCCTCGGATGA
- a CDS encoding HlyD family secretion protein: MLKRTVLVPILVLGIAVAFFLFIRGHWTTGESKARVQRTDDAYVKADETSLSTRISGTVRRVTIGDYQPVKSGQLLVELDDADYKAVVGEARAALAAAKAEYTANQDAKRAADASIAAAQAGIGQAQAAMAAAQAGIAASQASAAQAESEFKRQQALLAGKATTHQQFEQAEAAKLSTVAGVQGHTADLSRAEEAIVSARAALAGARQQRAALDAKDAGILAQIDAKKDAITVAEVNLSYTKIFAPTDGAVGEFRVHPGQLVGAGVQIVPLVQSGIWVEANYRETQLERVRTGDPVDIHIDALPSQTFHGHVSEISPASGSQFALLPPDNATGNYTKIVQRVPVRIDLDQGQQISQLRPGFSAVVAIHASGATTDREAEPSTGSSPR; encoded by the coding sequence ATGCTAAAACGCACTGTCTTGGTCCCAATCTTGGTGCTCGGCATAGCGGTTGCTTTCTTTCTCTTCATCCGTGGACACTGGACTACAGGCGAATCTAAGGCTAGAGTCCAAAGGACCGACGACGCGTATGTGAAAGCGGACGAGACGTCTTTAAGTACGCGGATCAGCGGCACGGTGCGCCGTGTGACGATCGGAGATTACCAGCCGGTCAAGTCAGGACAGCTTCTTGTGGAGCTTGATGATGCTGACTACAAGGCTGTCGTCGGTGAAGCAAGAGCCGCTCTCGCCGCTGCGAAGGCTGAATACACCGCGAATCAGGATGCAAAGCGTGCAGCTGATGCGAGTATCGCCGCGGCTCAAGCGGGAATCGGTCAGGCACAGGCCGCAATGGCCGCCGCCCAGGCAGGCATTGCAGCAAGCCAGGCGAGCGCCGCGCAGGCCGAGAGTGAATTTAAGCGGCAACAGGCGTTGCTCGCTGGAAAGGCAACCACGCATCAGCAGTTCGAGCAGGCAGAGGCCGCGAAATTAAGTACCGTTGCAGGAGTGCAAGGCCATACGGCAGACCTCTCCAGAGCTGAGGAAGCCATCGTTAGTGCTCGGGCCGCTCTGGCCGGAGCAAGGCAACAGCGCGCGGCACTCGACGCGAAGGATGCCGGAATCCTGGCACAAATAGATGCGAAGAAGGACGCCATCACCGTGGCAGAGGTCAATCTCAGTTACACCAAAATCTTCGCACCCACCGATGGTGCGGTGGGTGAGTTCCGCGTTCATCCCGGCCAACTAGTGGGAGCAGGCGTACAGATCGTTCCTTTAGTGCAGAGCGGCATCTGGGTTGAGGCGAACTACCGGGAAACACAGTTGGAGAGAGTACGGACTGGTGACCCCGTCGATATACACATCGACGCTCTCCCTTCCCAAACCTTCCACGGCCATGTCTCTGAAATCTCACCGGCCAGCGGTTCGCAGTTCGCTCTCCTACCTCCAGACAATGCAACGGGCAACTACACGAAGATCGTCCAGCGTGTTCCGGTCAGGATTGATCTGGATCAGGGGCAACAGATCAGCCAATTGCGGCCGGGGTTTTCCGCGGTAGTTGCGATTCATGCGTCGGGAGCAACAACGGACCGCGAGGCCGAACCCTCCACCGGATCTTCCCCGAGGTAA
- a CDS encoding TolC family protein → MLIPGVMAQEAPTPPGNNVDHRPAIALTLPRAIEMAMQHNRHLRLAQLATAESREKHTIARSHYYPHITNQSTSIYLTALQGVVVPAGTFGNSAITGPIPSQTLRLEQGALTAYTSGTGLEQPLTQYFKIHAGDRAAEADVTTAEIQERDAENSISLLVHKLYFDILTAQAHLSAAQESVAAAATNEQESMRAVSEGRSLEVAALESHAAFLDQQHEVLTVQLSIDDLTLQLDDVLGLPLGTRLNLDPNALGNAPALPSRTEAISAVKEHNPKVLTAQQAVEKAKAGVSAARAAYIPDISGIARQSYQSGVPFLVHNFGTFGGVVTYDLFDGGAREAQLRQAKIQLAMAETQLAQTESDVSIAVAAAYDKVEQLDKLVAVATEALKAREEAARINDKRFDQSAELASTVAKSHAAVFASRASLLEARLGLVLAEDDIQQMLGERP, encoded by the coding sequence ATGCTGATACCAGGTGTCATGGCCCAGGAGGCTCCGACCCCTCCCGGAAATAACGTGGACCATCGGCCTGCGATCGCGTTGACACTCCCACGGGCCATCGAGATGGCGATGCAACACAACCGTCATCTTAGATTGGCGCAGCTGGCAACCGCTGAAAGCCGTGAGAAGCACACGATCGCGCGATCGCACTATTATCCCCACATCACAAATCAATCGACGTCAATTTATCTGACGGCCCTTCAAGGCGTGGTGGTTCCTGCCGGAACATTCGGAAACTCTGCCATTACAGGCCCCATCCCCAGTCAGACGCTGCGTCTCGAGCAAGGCGCTCTAACTGCATACACAAGCGGCACAGGGCTCGAGCAGCCACTGACGCAATACTTCAAAATTCATGCTGGCGACAGGGCGGCGGAAGCAGATGTAACAACGGCGGAAATCCAGGAAAGAGATGCCGAGAACTCCATTTCGCTTCTGGTTCATAAACTGTACTTCGACATTCTCACGGCACAAGCGCATCTGAGCGCCGCTCAGGAGTCCGTAGCGGCTGCGGCTACAAACGAGCAGGAAAGCATGCGCGCCGTCTCTGAAGGGCGTTCACTCGAGGTAGCTGCTCTGGAAAGCCACGCAGCGTTTCTAGATCAGCAACATGAAGTCCTCACCGTACAGCTCTCCATCGATGATCTGACACTGCAACTTGACGACGTATTGGGCCTTCCGCTCGGAACAAGGCTTAATTTAGATCCCAATGCGCTGGGCAATGCTCCGGCTTTGCCATCGCGTACCGAAGCGATCTCTGCAGTAAAGGAGCACAACCCAAAGGTCCTCACCGCCCAACAGGCTGTGGAGAAGGCGAAGGCAGGCGTTTCGGCCGCCCGGGCAGCGTATATTCCCGATATCAGCGGAATCGCGCGTCAGAGCTACCAGAGTGGTGTGCCCTTCCTCGTACACAACTTCGGGACATTTGGTGGCGTCGTCACCTACGACCTCTTCGATGGCGGTGCCCGCGAAGCTCAACTGAGGCAGGCAAAGATCCAGCTTGCAATGGCAGAGACTCAGCTCGCGCAGACTGAATCTGACGTGTCCATTGCAGTCGCCGCCGCATACGATAAGGTTGAACAGCTCGATAAACTTGTCGCCGTCGCGACCGAGGCCCTCAAGGCAAGAGAGGAAGCTGCTCGCATCAACGACAAACGATTTGACCAGAGCGCGGAGCTCGCCTCAACGGTGGCGAAGAGCCACGCGGCTGTGTTCGCATCGAGGGCCTCCCTCCTGGAAGCCCGACTGGGGCTAGTCCTGGCCGAAGACGATATTCAACAGATGTTGGGTGAGCGCCCGTAG
- a CDS encoding aldehyde dehydrogenase family protein produces the protein MSNLIVEEFYAMDYGPAPEDPKEVERWLDEHKRTFDLYIGGKWRKPVSGEYFATSNPATGDKIADVAQAGAADVDAAVKAARKALPTWQALSGHQRARYLYALARQVQKHSRRLAVLETIDNGKTIRESRDLDIPLVARHFYHHAGWAQLLESEFPGYTACGVVGQVIPWNFPLLMFAWKVAPALAAGNTVVIKPAEYTPLTALALAELADEIGLPPGVLNVINGDGRTGALLVEHDDIDKVAFTGSTEVGRMIRKATAASSKKLSLELGGKSPFIVFDDADLDSAVEGLVDGIWLNQGQVCCAGSRLLVQERVAEVLYEKIRARMKTLRVGSPLDKAVDIGAIVAPVQLERIRSLVDQGVTEGATCWQPESALPARGLYFPPTLLTGVHPTATVAQEEIFGPVLAAMTFRTPAEAVELANNTAYGLAASIWSESINVALDVASQVKAGVVWVNSTNLFDASCGFGGYRESGYGREGGREGMYEYLETTWHKKANHKRATKPAPVAEANGNGALHSIDRTVKQYIGGKQARPDSGYSFPVYGRDGKLIGEAPLGNRKDIRNAVEAARSAGKWAKAPAHTRAQVLYYIAENLIQRRGEIAAELAKMVGEEQAGAEVELSIERIFTYAAWCDKYDGQVHNPPMRNVALAMNEAIGVVGILCPTEAPLLGLMSLVLPAIAAGNTVVAVPSEKHATIIGDLYQVFDTSDLPGGVVNIVAGRPAELAKTLAEHDDVDAIWSFREPADATLVKAASIGNLKQVWTNDRHDIDWFDAKQNEGRYFMRHATQIKNIWVPYGE, from the coding sequence GTGAGCAACTTAATTGTGGAAGAGTTCTACGCGATGGATTACGGACCGGCGCCGGAAGACCCCAAGGAAGTAGAGCGCTGGCTGGATGAGCATAAGCGCACCTTTGATCTCTACATCGGAGGCAAGTGGCGCAAGCCTGTCTCCGGCGAATACTTCGCGACGAGCAACCCTGCGACGGGCGACAAGATCGCCGACGTAGCACAGGCGGGCGCGGCGGATGTGGATGCGGCGGTGAAGGCCGCGCGCAAGGCCCTGCCTACGTGGCAGGCACTGAGCGGACATCAGCGCGCGCGTTATCTGTATGCGCTGGCGCGGCAGGTGCAGAAGCACTCGCGGCGGTTAGCTGTGCTGGAGACGATCGACAACGGTAAGACCATCCGCGAGAGCCGAGATCTCGATATTCCGCTGGTGGCGCGCCACTTTTATCACCATGCAGGCTGGGCGCAGTTGCTGGAGAGCGAGTTTCCCGGCTACACCGCATGTGGCGTTGTGGGCCAGGTGATTCCGTGGAACTTCCCGCTGCTGATGTTTGCGTGGAAGGTGGCTCCGGCGCTTGCTGCAGGCAACACGGTCGTCATCAAGCCGGCGGAGTACACGCCGCTGACGGCGCTGGCGCTTGCGGAACTGGCGGACGAGATTGGTCTGCCTCCGGGAGTTCTGAACGTAATCAACGGCGATGGCCGCACTGGCGCGCTGCTGGTGGAGCACGACGATATCGACAAGGTAGCGTTTACCGGCTCAACCGAAGTAGGCCGGATGATTCGCAAGGCTACGGCGGCTTCGAGCAAGAAGCTCTCGCTTGAGCTGGGCGGCAAGTCGCCGTTCATCGTGTTCGATGACGCGGACCTGGACTCCGCGGTCGAGGGACTGGTCGATGGCATCTGGCTCAACCAGGGGCAGGTCTGCTGCGCGGGCTCACGGCTGCTGGTGCAGGAGCGTGTCGCCGAAGTTCTCTACGAGAAGATTCGCGCGCGGATGAAGACGCTGCGTGTGGGATCGCCGCTCGACAAGGCCGTCGATATTGGAGCGATTGTCGCTCCGGTGCAGCTTGAGCGCATCCGGTCGCTGGTGGATCAGGGAGTCACGGAAGGTGCGACGTGCTGGCAGCCGGAGTCGGCGCTGCCTGCCCGGGGGCTTTACTTTCCTCCGACTCTGCTGACGGGAGTTCATCCAACGGCGACGGTGGCCCAGGAGGAGATCTTCGGCCCGGTGCTGGCGGCGATGACCTTCCGCACGCCGGCCGAGGCGGTGGAGCTGGCGAACAACACGGCCTATGGCCTTGCTGCCAGCATCTGGAGCGAGAGCATCAACGTGGCGCTCGATGTGGCCTCGCAGGTCAAGGCGGGAGTCGTGTGGGTGAACAGCACGAACCTGTTCGATGCGTCGTGCGGCTTTGGCGGTTATCGCGAGAGCGGGTATGGGCGCGAGGGCGGGCGCGAGGGAATGTATGAGTACCTCGAGACGACGTGGCACAAGAAGGCGAACCACAAGCGCGCCACGAAGCCCGCTCCGGTGGCCGAGGCTAACGGCAACGGTGCGTTGCACTCCATTGACCGGACGGTGAAGCAATATATCGGCGGCAAGCAGGCGCGGCCGGACTCGGGATACAGCTTCCCGGTTTATGGGCGCGATGGAAAGCTGATTGGCGAGGCTCCGCTGGGCAACCGCAAGGATATTCGCAACGCAGTCGAGGCGGCTCGCAGTGCAGGGAAGTGGGCGAAGGCTCCGGCGCACACGCGGGCGCAGGTTCTCTACTACATTGCGGAGAACCTGATCCAGCGGCGCGGTGAGATTGCGGCAGAGCTGGCGAAGATGGTCGGTGAGGAGCAGGCAGGCGCAGAGGTGGAGTTGAGCATCGAGCGCATCTTTACTTATGCAGCGTGGTGCGACAAGTACGACGGCCAGGTGCATAATCCGCCGATGCGCAACGTGGCGCTGGCGATGAATGAAGCGATCGGTGTGGTTGGCATCCTTTGTCCGACGGAGGCTCCGCTGCTGGGATTGATGTCGCTTGTGCTGCCGGCCATTGCGGCGGGCAACACAGTTGTTGCGGTTCCGTCAGAGAAGCACGCGACGATCATCGGCGATCTCTACCAGGTTTTCGACACGAGCGATCTTCCGGGTGGGGTAGTGAACATTGTCGCCGGGCGGCCTGCCGAACTGGCGAAGACGCTGGCGGAGCATGATGACGTCGACGCCATCTGGAGCTTCCGCGAGCCGGCGGATGCGACGCTGGTGAAGGCGGCTTCGATCGGCAACCTGAAGCAGGTCTGGACCAACGACAGGCATGACATCGACTGGTTTGATGCAAAGCAAAACGAAGGACGCTACTTCATGCGGCACGCGACGCAGATCAAGAACATCTGGGTACCTTACGGGGAGTAG
- the deoC gene encoding deoxyribose-phosphate aldolase, which produces MAVKQQEQHPIVHSPVAVELNGRPLEPNRRIPLNLEWVEEIRVNTSAVERRASTIDTRRSVKKEWQAAWLLRAIACMDLTTLSGDDSAERVKRLCAKARNPLQRQLVEKLGIEELNLTTGAVCVYHAFVETAVKALEGTSIPVAAVSTGFPAGLSPLAERVQEIRRSVEAGAQEIDIVITRAHVFNGEWQALYDEVAAFKDACGPAHMKAILGTGDLLTLRNVARASVVAMMAGADFIKTSTGKEAVNATVPVSLVMVRAIREYAERTGMHVGFKPAGGLKSAKDALKWMSLMKEELGRPWLEPSLFRFGASSMLADIERQLEHFATGRYSAAYRHPIA; this is translated from the coding sequence ATGGCAGTGAAACAACAGGAACAACACCCCATCGTGCATTCGCCAGTTGCGGTCGAGTTGAACGGACGGCCTCTGGAGCCGAACCGGCGGATACCCCTGAACCTTGAATGGGTGGAGGAGATTCGCGTCAACACGAGCGCGGTGGAACGGCGTGCGAGCACGATTGACACGCGCCGCTCGGTGAAGAAGGAGTGGCAGGCAGCGTGGCTGCTGCGCGCGATCGCGTGCATGGACCTCACGACGCTGAGCGGTGACGACAGCGCGGAGCGCGTGAAGCGGCTGTGCGCGAAGGCGAGAAATCCGCTGCAGCGGCAGCTCGTCGAGAAGCTGGGAATCGAGGAGCTGAACCTCACCACGGGCGCAGTCTGCGTGTATCACGCGTTTGTTGAGACTGCGGTGAAAGCGCTGGAGGGGACGAGTATTCCTGTTGCCGCAGTTTCGACGGGATTCCCGGCGGGTCTGTCGCCGCTGGCGGAGCGGGTGCAGGAGATTCGCCGCTCGGTCGAGGCCGGGGCGCAGGAGATCGACATCGTCATCACGCGCGCGCATGTGTTCAACGGCGAGTGGCAGGCTCTGTACGACGAGGTTGCCGCGTTCAAGGATGCATGTGGACCGGCGCACATGAAGGCAATTCTCGGCACGGGCGACCTGCTTACGCTGCGCAATGTTGCGCGCGCGAGTGTTGTCGCCATGATGGCTGGGGCGGACTTTATCAAGACGTCAACGGGGAAGGAGGCCGTGAACGCGACGGTTCCGGTCTCGCTGGTGATGGTGCGGGCGATTCGCGAATACGCCGAGCGCACCGGGATGCATGTCGGCTTCAAGCCCGCGGGTGGACTCAAGTCGGCCAAGGATGCCCTCAAGTGGATGTCTCTGATGAAGGAAGAGCTGGGACGGCCCTGGCTCGAGCCGAGTCTCTTCCGCTTCGGTGCAAGCAGCATGCTCGCCGACATCGAGCGCCAGTTGGAGCACTTTGCTACGGGCCGCTACTCTGCCGCCTACCGTCACCCGATTGCATAA